From Micromonospora nigra, one genomic window encodes:
- the treY gene encoding malto-oligosyltrehalose synthase, which produces MPTTPRVGATYRVQVRPGFDLDTTAGITGYLADLGVTHLYSAPLLTATPGSAHGYDVVDHRAVNPELGGEAGRQRLLRALREVGLGLVVDIVPNHAGVAVPSANPAWWDVLRRGRDSAYARWFDIDWRRGRLLLPVLADTPDALDDLKLSDGELRYHEHRFPVADGTGDGSPREVHDRQHYQLVSWRRGDAELTYRRFFAVSDLAGLRVEDPEVFAATHDLVLAWAAAGQVDGIRVDHPDGLRDPAGYLARLRAAAPDAWLIVEKILEYGEELPAWPVDGTTGYDALAAVGGLFVDGDAEDDFTALDTRLTGRATSWANLTHDTKLAAATRLLSAELTRLAALAPDVETAAARAALAELAAGFAVYRGYPPEGARHLAAARAEAGRRRPDLTTALDAVTRRLRDPDDELTRRFPQFTGAVMAKGVEDTAFYRWSRFVAINEVGGSPAHFGTPPAEFHRFAAARHSRWPASMTTLSTHDTKRAEDVRARLAVLSELPDRWAEQVTRWSAAHPLPDPALAHLLWQCAVGAWPIERERLHAYAQKAAREASVSTSWADPDPVFEQAMHDLVDAMYDDAVLHAELTGFAAAVTPAGWSNSLGQKLVQLAMPGVPDTYQGTELWDNSLVDPDNRRPVDFAVRRELLARLDGGWLPEVDAGGAAKLLVVSRTLRARRDHPELFTGYRPVPAHGPAARHAVAFDRGGAVAVATRLPLRLAAAGGWRDTTLSLSVNDVIDLFTGRVYAGGQVRLADLLASYPVALLTPTTGSGEAAS; this is translated from the coding sequence ATGCCCACCACCCCCCGCGTCGGCGCCACCTACCGGGTGCAGGTGCGCCCCGGCTTCGACCTCGACACCACCGCCGGCATCACCGGCTACCTCGCCGACCTCGGCGTCACCCACCTCTACAGCGCGCCGCTGCTGACCGCCACCCCCGGTTCGGCGCACGGCTACGACGTGGTCGACCACCGCGCCGTCAACCCGGAGCTGGGCGGGGAGGCCGGCCGGCAACGGCTGCTGCGGGCGCTGCGCGAGGTGGGTCTCGGCCTGGTGGTCGACATCGTGCCCAACCACGCCGGGGTGGCCGTGCCGTCGGCCAACCCGGCCTGGTGGGACGTGCTGCGCCGGGGGCGCGACTCGGCGTACGCCCGCTGGTTCGACATCGACTGGCGGCGGGGCCGGCTGCTGCTGCCCGTGCTCGCCGACACCCCCGACGCGTTGGACGACCTGAAGCTCTCCGACGGCGAACTGCGCTACCACGAGCACCGCTTCCCGGTCGCCGACGGCACCGGCGACGGCTCCCCCCGCGAGGTGCACGACCGCCAGCACTACCAGCTGGTGTCGTGGCGGCGCGGCGACGCGGAACTGACCTACCGCCGGTTCTTCGCCGTCTCCGACCTGGCGGGCCTGCGGGTGGAGGACCCGGAGGTGTTCGCCGCCACCCACGACCTCGTCCTGGCCTGGGCGGCGGCCGGGCAGGTCGACGGCATCCGCGTCGACCACCCCGACGGGCTGCGCGACCCCGCCGGCTACCTGGCCCGGCTGCGCGCTGCCGCGCCCGACGCGTGGCTGATCGTGGAGAAGATCCTGGAGTACGGCGAGGAGCTGCCGGCCTGGCCGGTGGACGGCACCACCGGGTACGACGCCCTGGCCGCCGTCGGTGGACTGTTCGTCGACGGCGACGCCGAGGACGACTTCACCGCCCTGGACACCCGACTGACCGGCCGGGCCACCTCCTGGGCGAACCTGACCCACGACACGAAACTCGCCGCCGCCACCCGGCTGCTGTCGGCGGAGCTGACCCGGCTCGCCGCGCTCGCTCCCGACGTGGAGACCGCCGCCGCCCGCGCCGCGCTGGCGGAACTGGCCGCCGGGTTCGCCGTCTACCGCGGCTATCCGCCCGAGGGCGCCCGGCACCTGGCCGCCGCCCGCGCGGAGGCCGGCCGCCGCCGTCCCGACCTCACCACCGCCCTGGACGCCGTCACCCGTCGCCTGCGCGACCCCGACGACGAGCTGACCCGCCGGTTCCCCCAGTTCACCGGCGCGGTGATGGCCAAGGGCGTGGAGGACACGGCCTTCTACCGGTGGAGCCGGTTCGTCGCGATCAACGAGGTCGGTGGCAGCCCCGCCCACTTCGGCACCCCGCCCGCCGAGTTCCACCGCTTCGCCGCCGCCCGGCACTCCCGCTGGCCGGCGAGCATGACCACCCTGTCCACCCACGACACCAAGCGCGCCGAGGACGTACGGGCCCGGCTGGCGGTGCTCTCGGAGCTGCCCGACCGGTGGGCGGAACAGGTCACCCGCTGGTCGGCCGCGCATCCGCTGCCCGACCCGGCGCTGGCGCACCTGCTGTGGCAGTGCGCCGTCGGCGCCTGGCCCATCGAGCGGGAGCGGCTGCACGCGTACGCGCAGAAGGCCGCCCGGGAAGCCTCGGTGTCGACCTCGTGGGCCGACCCCGACCCGGTCTTCGAGCAGGCCATGCACGACCTGGTCGACGCCATGTACGACGATGCGGTGCTGCACGCCGAGCTGACCGGGTTCGCCGCCGCCGTCACCCCCGCCGGCTGGTCGAACTCGCTGGGCCAGAAGCTGGTGCAACTGGCCATGCCGGGGGTGCCCGACACCTACCAGGGCACCGAACTGTGGGACAACTCCCTCGTGGACCCCGACAACCGCCGCCCCGTCGACTTCGCCGTACGCCGGGAGTTGCTGGCCCGCCTCGACGGCGGCTGGCTGCCGGAGGTCGACGCCGGTGGGGCGGCGAAGCTGTTGGTGGTGTCGCGCACCCTGCGGGCCCGCCGCGACCACCCGGAACTGTTCACCGGCTACCGTCCGGTGCCGGCACACGGGCCGGCCGCCCGGCACGCGGTGGCCTTCGACCGGGGTGGCGCGGTCGCCGTCGCCACCCGCCTGCCGCTGCGCCTGGCCGCAGCCGGCGGCTGGCGCGACACGACTTTGTCACTTTCCGTCAACGACGTCATCGACCTGTTCACCGGCCGCGTCTACGCTGGCGGTCAGGTCCGGCTGGCCGACCTGCTGGCCAGCTATCCCGTCGCGCTGCTCACTCCCACCACCGGATCCGGGGAGGCTGCGTCATGA